The following coding sequences lie in one Candidatus Dadabacteria bacterium genomic window:
- a CDS encoding transposase: protein ANSIYSVVRVRVEHVFGAQSNDMGGRLLRSVGIVRARAHIGLKNLAYNMRRLVYLEGAA from the coding sequence ACGCCAACAGTATCTACTCGGTGGTGAGGGTGAGGGTTGAGCATGTGTTCGGGGCACAGAGCAACGACATGGGAGGGAGACTTCTAAGGAGCGTAGGGATAGTGAGGGCCAGGGCGCACATAGGTCTTAAGAATCTTGCGTACAACATGCGGCGGCTGGTTTATCTTGAGGGAGCGGCGTAG
- a CDS encoding SDR family oxidoreductase, whose protein sequence is MFENSIKGSWALVLGSSSGFGEACSLELARRGMNIFGVHLDRRGTMAKVEGIVEEIKATGSEVKFYNVNVADAQKRQEVIADMKDVVRQDGSQVKVMIHSVAFGTLKRYVADERRDVLNTKNIDMTLDVMAHSIVYWAQDLVMEGIMGEGGRIFAMTSSGSHRVWPTYGAVSAAKAAIEAHIRQLAVELAPSGITANSIMAGVTDTPALRKIPGNEKLIEHALRANPSGRLTTPEDVAKAIALLSLDDASWITGNVIGVDGGEDLV, encoded by the coding sequence TTGTTTGAGAATTCCATTAAAGGCAGCTGGGCTCTGGTGCTCGGTTCTTCAAGCGGCTTTGGGGAGGCCTGCAGTCTTGAGCTTGCGCGCCGTGGAATGAATATTTTCGGCGTGCACCTTGACCGAAGGGGCACCATGGCTAAGGTAGAGGGCATAGTTGAGGAGATAAAGGCTACGGGAAGCGAAGTGAAGTTCTATAACGTAAACGTGGCCGACGCACAGAAAAGACAGGAGGTCATTGCGGACATGAAGGACGTGGTGCGGCAGGACGGCTCCCAGGTAAAGGTGATGATACATTCAGTCGCCTTCGGGACGCTGAAGCGCTACGTTGCGGATGAACGCAGAGACGTTCTTAACACCAAGAACATTGACATGACTCTGGACGTCATGGCCCACAGCATCGTTTACTGGGCGCAGGATCTTGTTATGGAAGGGATAATGGGAGAAGGCGGGAGAATATTCGCCATGACGAGTTCGGGAAGCCACAGGGTATGGCCTACTTACGGCGCCGTATCGGCCGCCAAGGCGGCCATAGAGGCCCACATACGCCAGCTCGCCGTTGAGCTCGCCCCCAGCGGTATCACCGCTAATTCAATAATGGCAGGAGTAACGGACACTCCCGCGCTGAGGAAGATTCCGGGAAACGAGAAGCTCATCGAACATGCTCTCAGGGCAAACCCGTCGGGAAGGCTGACGACACCAGAAGACGTGGCAAAGGCCATCGCGCTTCTTTCTCTTGACGATGCCTCCTGGATCACGGGTAACGTGATAGGGGTTGACGGTGGGGAAGACCTTGTCTGA
- the rmuC gene encoding DNA recombination protein RmuC translates to MNISDLLIHLGAIAIVAIPLFYYLTREKGQRKSVETELSFIRTELEESKSKSALLEGELKESVEVAGALNAEKASLESSVREKQAAILDRDSKISGLEGQVRELTSQVTEKESLLSRLGTTIEQERKGFEEKLSILDEAKKRLGDEFENLGNRIFEDTTRKFTDKNKTDMETLLNPLREQIKDFEKKVADTHKDASSDRASLKAHIENLKNLGEQMSREAVNLTTALKGESQTQGAWGEIVLERALEMSGLSEGREYHSQPSYTGGDGNTLRPDVIVHLPEGKDVVIDSKVSLTAYERYMSCENEEERGDYLRQHVLSFRNHIKELSSKAYEDIPGITSLNYVLMFVPLESAFMLAIETERDLYSEAFEKNVIIVCPSTLLATLRTIHSIWQFEYQNANAREIAESAGRMYDKFVTFTEHLEEVGKRIEQSDHAYQKAMSSLRDGKGNLVKRALDLRELGIKTSKELPPDFSERSELSEYVVSSGKETDEGLS, encoded by the coding sequence ATGAATATCTCCGACCTGCTTATCCACCTGGGCGCGATCGCCATTGTCGCTATTCCGTTGTTCTACTATCTGACCAGAGAAAAAGGCCAGAGAAAGTCGGTTGAAACTGAGTTGTCTTTTATCAGAACCGAACTGGAAGAGTCAAAGAGCAAGAGTGCTCTACTGGAAGGGGAGCTTAAAGAATCGGTTGAAGTTGCAGGTGCTCTTAACGCCGAGAAAGCCTCCCTTGAATCCAGCGTAAGAGAAAAGCAAGCCGCCATTTTGGACCGTGATTCCAAGATTTCCGGGCTGGAAGGGCAGGTGAGGGAACTCACTTCACAGGTTACAGAAAAAGAAAGTCTTCTCTCAAGGCTCGGTACCACCATAGAGCAGGAAAGAAAGGGTTTCGAGGAAAAGCTGTCCATTCTGGATGAAGCGAAAAAAAGACTCGGAGATGAGTTTGAGAACCTGGGAAACAGGATTTTCGAGGATACGACCAGGAAATTCACCGATAAGAACAAGACGGATATGGAAACCCTCCTGAACCCCCTCCGCGAGCAGATAAAGGATTTCGAGAAAAAGGTCGCCGATACCCACAAGGATGCGAGCAGCGACAGGGCATCCCTCAAGGCCCACATAGAGAACCTCAAGAACCTGGGCGAGCAGATGAGCCGCGAAGCCGTCAACCTCACCACCGCCCTCAAGGGAGAGTCGCAGACCCAGGGTGCCTGGGGAGAAATAGTGCTTGAGAGGGCCCTTGAGATGTCGGGCCTCTCCGAAGGCAGGGAGTATCACTCACAGCCGAGCTACACAGGTGGGGACGGAAACACGCTGAGACCCGACGTGATAGTTCATCTTCCCGAGGGAAAAGACGTCGTAATCGACTCCAAGGTCTCGCTCACCGCTTACGAGAGATACATGTCCTGCGAGAATGAGGAGGAGAGGGGGGATTACCTCAGGCAGCATGTTCTCTCGTTTCGAAACCACATAAAGGAACTCAGTTCCAAGGCATACGAGGATATTCCCGGAATCACGAGCCTTAACTACGTTTTAATGTTCGTTCCGCTTGAATCCGCTTTCATGCTGGCCATAGAGACCGAGAGGGATCTTTACTCTGAGGCTTTCGAGAAGAACGTGATAATCGTCTGCCCCTCGACTCTTCTCGCGACGCTTAGAACAATACACAGCATCTGGCAGTTTGAGTACCAGAACGCAAACGCCAGGGAAATAGCCGAAAGCGCCGGCAGGATGTATGACAAGTTCGTGACTTTCACTGAGCATCTTGAAGAAGTCGGAAAGCGCATAGAACAGTCCGACCATGCTTATCAGAAGGCGATGAGCAGCCTTCGCGACGGCAAGGGCAACCTCGTTAAAAGAGCCTTGGATCTCAGGGAGTTAGGAATAAAAACCTCAAAGGAACTTCCCCCAGATTTCTCAGAGAGGTCCGAACTCTCGGAATACGTGGTTTCTTCCGGCAAGGAGACGGACGAGGGATTAAGCTGA
- a CDS encoding PIN domain-containing protein, with the protein MSGYILDTNVISELTKKHSDPRVSAFISMQKKQLWLSPVVLHELEFGLQLLPEGKRRFDLHSLLSEFVSEYEDRILPLARKEAEWAARFRAQAKKSGRVLDLGDALIAGTAKTHDLSVATRNIGDFAVIDVRVENPWE; encoded by the coding sequence ATGAGCGGTTACATTCTGGATACCAACGTTATATCGGAACTGACCAAAAAGCACTCTGATCCGAGAGTGTCAGCATTCATATCAATGCAGAAGAAACAGCTCTGGCTGTCGCCAGTCGTTCTGCATGAGCTTGAGTTCGGTCTGCAACTCCTTCCAGAGGGAAAGCGCCGTTTCGATTTGCATAGCCTCTTATCAGAGTTCGTCTCTGAATACGAAGACCGTATTCTGCCGCTGGCAAGAAAAGAAGCGGAGTGGGCAGCCCGGTTCAGGGCACAAGCCAAGAAGTCTGGTCGCGTGCTAGACTTGGGCGACGCGCTAATTGCGGGAACCGCAAAAACGCATGATCTCTCTGTAGCCACGCGAAACATCGGGGATTTTGCCGTAATTGACGTCAGGGTCGAAAACCCATGGGAATGA
- a CDS encoding tyrosine-type recombinase/integrase produces the protein MTRQNLYEKPELAKLNEAVGKSVEEDKYVSEEIVAFQKSAEIVFDAEIEQNLKSLVSESISENTLKAYLGVLRRLSEFVDINNKTMSVDLLLERLSDLSLARYIATLETKGRAPATAQIAIAAVCYMARLRERKSPAGKLTDAAMRGFRRRCADRGRGQARGITWTQAEKIVAASLSNPDSLTGIRDAALISLMSDAMLRISETAALLVSDITEEADGSGRINIRRSKTDQEGRGTVLYLGHPTMTRIKTWLEVAKVNSGALFRRVSRGNFQTSWVGEKALSSLSIRRILKTRAKQVGIEGVSGHSLRVGPVKSMDIGGATLVDMQIAGRWKSAQMPAQYARYQLAERNAVARLRYGK, from the coding sequence GTGACAAGACAAAACCTGTATGAGAAACCAGAGCTTGCGAAATTGAACGAAGCGGTCGGAAAAAGTGTGGAAGAAGACAAATATGTGTCGGAAGAGATTGTAGCCTTCCAGAAAAGCGCAGAAATAGTTTTCGACGCTGAAATAGAACAGAACCTTAAAAGTCTTGTCAGTGAATCCATATCAGAAAATACGCTTAAGGCTTACTTGGGGGTTCTGCGTCGGCTCAGTGAATTTGTGGATATTAACAACAAAACCATGTCCGTTGACTTACTGCTAGAGAGGCTGAGCGACCTGTCACTTGCCCGTTATATTGCGACACTGGAAACCAAAGGGAGAGCCCCGGCGACCGCCCAGATAGCAATAGCGGCTGTTTGCTATATGGCGAGACTCAGAGAACGCAAGTCCCCCGCGGGCAAACTCACAGACGCGGCAATGAGAGGATTCCGCCGCAGGTGCGCAGACAGGGGACGCGGTCAGGCCCGCGGCATTACATGGACACAGGCAGAAAAAATAGTTGCCGCATCCTTGAGCAATCCGGATTCACTGACGGGCATTCGGGACGCAGCCTTAATCTCGCTTATGTCGGATGCCATGCTTAGAATTTCCGAGACGGCGGCGTTGCTTGTCTCCGACATCACGGAAGAAGCTGACGGTTCCGGACGGATTAACATTCGCAGATCAAAAACAGACCAGGAAGGCAGAGGAACTGTTCTTTATCTCGGCCATCCTACAATGACGCGGATTAAAACGTGGCTGGAAGTTGCCAAGGTGAACAGCGGAGCCTTGTTCCGAAGGGTATCACGCGGAAACTTTCAGACATCCTGGGTCGGAGAAAAAGCACTGTCCTCTTTATCCATACGCCGCATTCTGAAAACCAGAGCAAAACAGGTCGGAATAGAAGGAGTGAGCGGCCATTCTCTGCGAGTCGGTCCGGTGAAAAGCATGGATATCGGCGGAGCCACCCTAGTTGATATGCAGATTGCGGGCCGCTGGAAATCGGCTCAAATGCCTGCCCAATACGCAAGATACCAGCTTGCGGAGCGCAACGCCGTCGCCCGACTGCGTTACGGAAAATAA